A region of Vigna radiata var. radiata cultivar VC1973A unplaced genomic scaffold, Vradiata_ver6 scaffold_299, whole genome shotgun sequence DNA encodes the following proteins:
- the LOC106778965 gene encoding receptor-like protein 12 — MTFMFVVSVVLQVAYGQHHIRCIPKERDALLQFKAAIVDDYGMLSSWTTPDCCQWEGILCNNLTAHIIRLDLHGEVHYEYFYRYGYYGVSQRYISREIHMSLMELRHLRYLNLSFNDFKDTNIPEFLGSLTNLRYLDLSSCRFSGQIPTQISSLSHLKYFNLAHNYYLNGPIPREIGNLSLLEYLDLSGNSLEGSVPSQIGNLYRLQYLDLRYNSFEGEVPSQLGNLSNLHTLYLGGRYDLKVVTTDQWLSNLTSLTHFSFNSISNFNSSPSWLRTIAKLPKLRELSLIECGLSDHFLLSFNPSNFNFSTSLSVLRLSDNSFTQPTIFQWVSNTTSNLVELDLSSNLLKGLTSNHFGLAMNSLEHLYLSNNLFKGEDLKSFMNICTLHSLYMDGNNMTEDLSSILHNFSCGCVRYSLQELSLRNNQIKGIVPDLSVFSSLKILDLSDNQLSGKIPEGTRLPSHLEQLSVRFNSLEGGVPKSFGSTCTLELLDLSDNKLSEDLTVIFNHLSGCSRYSLEEIYLGQNKVNGTLPDFSIFAKLETLDLRLNQISGTLPSNLATMFSSLKELYLDSNRLNGTISEDLRFPLELEELSLMSNSLKGVLTDSHFYNMTKLRILMLSDNSLTLEVTQNWASAFQLDSIELRYCSKMVLDQIWIVKLDEY, encoded by the exons ATGACGTTTATGTTTGTGGTGAGTGTGGTGTTGCAGGTTGCTTATGGACAACACCATATCAGATGCATTCCGAAGGAGAGGGATGCACTCCTTCAATTCAAGGCTGCCATTGTCGATGACTACGGCATGCTCTCATCTTGGACCACTCCCGACTGTTGCCAATGGGAGGGGATTCTCTGCAACAACCTCACCGCCCATATTATACGCCTCGACCTTCATGGAGAAGTtcattatgaatatttttatcgtTATGGTTATTATGGAGTCTCTCAGCGTTACATCAGCAGAGAGATCCACATGTCGCTAATGGAATTGCGACACTTACGGTATTTGAACCTCAGTTTCAATGATTTTAAAGACACTAATATTCCAGAGTTTCTTGGCTCTCTTACCAACTTGAGATATCTTGATCTCTCTTCATGTCGTTTTAGCGGACAAATTCCAACTCAGATAAGTTCTCTTTctcatttgaaatatttcaaTCTTgctcataattattatttgaatggtCCAATCCCTCGTGAAATTGGAAATCTCTCTCTGTTGGAGTATCTTGATCTCAGTGGCAATTCTTTAGAGGGAAGTGTGCCATCTCAGATTGGAAATCTCTATCGGCTGCAGTATCTTGATCTCAGGTACAATTCTTTTGAAGGAGAGGTTCCTTCCCAACTAGGAAACCTTTCAAATTTGCATACACTCTATCTTGGAGGAAGATATGATCTCAAAGTTGTCACTACTGATCAATGGTTATCTAATCTTACTTCTTTAACCCATTTTTCCTTCAATTCCATCTCTAATTTTAACAGTTCTCCTAGCTGGCTGCGAACCATTGCCAAGCTACCAAAACTAAGAGAACTCAGTTTAATTGAATGTGGCCTTTCCGATCATTTCCTCCTTTCATTCAACCCTTCCAACTTCAATttttctacttccctttctgtCCTTAGACTTTCTGATAACTCCTTCACGCAACCGACGATATTCCAGTGGGTGTCAAACACCACTTCCAACCTTGTTGAGCTTGACCTTAGTTCGAACCTCTTGAAGGGTTTGACATCAAATCATTTTGGCTTGGCCATGAATTCGCTTGAGCACCTTTACCTCTCCAATAATTTGTTCAAGGGTGAAGATTTGAAATCATTCATGAATATATGCACCCTACATTCATTATACATGGATGGAAACAATATGACCGAAGACCTTTCGTCAATTCTTCATAATTTCTCCTGTGGTTGTGTTAGATACTCACTACAGGAGTTGAGTTTGAGAAACAATCAAATCAAAGGCATCGTACCTGACCTTTCAGTGTTCTCATCTTTAAAGATATTGGATCTTTCTGACAATCAATTGAGTGGGAAGATACCTGAAGGCACTAGATTGCCATCTCATTTGGAGCAGTTGTCAGTTAGGTTTAACTCTTTAGAAGGTGGTGTTCCAAAATCATTTGGGAGCACATGTACTTTGGAGTTATTGGATTTGTCTGATAATAAGTTGAGTGAAGATCTTACGgtcatatttaatcatttgtcTGGATGTTCTAGATACTCATTAGAAGAAATATATCTTGGTCAAAATAAAGTCAATGGCACATTACCTGATTTCTCAATATTTGCAAAGTTGGAAACGTTGGATCTGCGTTTGAATCAAATTAGTGGTACTTTGCCTAGCAACCTCGCAACAATGTTCTCATCATTAAAAGAATTGTACCTTGATAGTAACAGGCTAAATGGGACAATTTCTGAAGATCTTCGATTTCCATTAGAACTTGAGGAATTATCCTTGATGTCAAACTCTTTGAAAGGTGTGTTAACTGActctcatttttataatatgacaaAGTTAAGGATATTGATGTTATCAGATAACTCATTGACGTTAGAAGTTACTCAGAATTGGGCTTCAGCTTTTCAATTGGATAGTATTGAATTGAG GTACTGTTCCAAAATGGTTTTGGACCAAATTTGGATTGTCAAATTGGATGAGTATTGA